Proteins from a single region of Fundidesulfovibrio putealis DSM 16056:
- a CDS encoding peptidylprolyl isomerase has product MGFASCAGGFRRSGARGVGRVFLAGMLIALALALGACSQEPVEKGVAAKVNGKPISVKTLEYVQALRLSSPSMIPGETLAGLQAEYGEALATLIVEELVSQELARRGIEITEAEIKNAETSLRSGYQGNAFENMLAEEGLDLALWRERLRARLVLDAFTARVLRPRVTISPEEAQQYYRAHLQEFSQPVTLKFLKVESINADALKAALEEAKKAKDPADLLMVFDDVSLQTQASPEDVLPRSWRDALKGLKPGQVGPITRGGIGYQAFILLERSEARVEGPVQVYALVEKRLLEARLAQEFSSWLSHTAASSRLEISPALSPR; this is encoded by the coding sequence ATGGGCTTCGCGTCCTGTGCGGGAGGTTTTCGGCGGAGCGGGGCACGTGGTGTGGGGAGGGTGTTTCTGGCGGGGATGCTCATTGCCCTGGCGTTGGCCTTGGGAGCATGCAGCCAGGAGCCGGTCGAGAAGGGCGTCGCGGCCAAGGTGAACGGCAAGCCCATCTCCGTAAAGACTCTGGAATACGTTCAGGCCTTAAGGCTTTCCTCGCCGTCCATGATTCCGGGCGAGACCCTGGCGGGCCTTCAGGCCGAATACGGCGAGGCCCTGGCCACGCTCATCGTCGAAGAGCTGGTTAGCCAGGAGCTCGCCAGGCGCGGGATCGAAATAACCGAGGCGGAAATAAAGAACGCGGAAACGTCGTTGCGCTCCGGCTATCAGGGCAACGCCTTCGAGAACATGCTGGCGGAGGAAGGGCTCGACCTGGCCCTCTGGCGCGAACGCCTGCGCGCGCGCCTGGTCCTGGACGCCTTCACCGCCAGGGTCCTCAGGCCCCGCGTCACCATCAGCCCGGAAGAGGCCCAGCAGTACTACCGGGCGCATCTTCAGGAGTTTTCCCAGCCGGTTACGCTCAAGTTTCTCAAGGTGGAGTCCATCAATGCCGACGCGCTGAAGGCAGCCCTGGAAGAGGCCAAAAAGGCCAAGGACCCTGCTGATCTCCTGATGGTCTTTGACGACGTGAGCCTGCAAACCCAGGCTTCCCCCGAGGACGTGCTCCCCCGCTCCTGGCGAGACGCTCTCAAGGGGCTGAAGCCAGGCCAGGTCGGGCCGATTACTCGCGGCGGAATCGGTTATCAGGCCTTCATCCTGCTGGAGAGGTCCGAGGCCAGGGTGGAAGGACCGGTTCAGGTGTATGCCCTGGTGGAAAAAAGACTGCTGGAAGCGCGTCTGGCCCAGGAGTTTTCGTCATGGCTGTCCCATACGGCAGCCTCGTCCCGGCTGGAAATCAGCCCCGCATTGTCGCCGCGTTAG
- a CDS encoding SurA N-terminal domain-containing protein, which yields MSAVFRLFIALSVCLALAPASFAAQQVVVDKIVAQVNGEVITLFELNEKVKIYTTQVEKRAFNPADPAIADLQARILKTMVDDILLKQEATRLKVVVSDTEVDSRIREMREKGGLSDEQFNQQLRLEGMTRKEFASAIKKDILKKQLLGYMVQRKVVVTEEEVKNFYEGNKTGMKVETGQRIGLIMLGKMDEAKALRQRIASGQISFADAARKFSVGPGAAQGGDLGKVELKDLAPELRQALQNVNAGGVSEPVLLDGKPVLLTIASDTTAKAAPAPVGPPPYESVRDEIFERIYKEKLEKQFADYMEKLRSKSVIKINL from the coding sequence TTGTCCGCCGTTTTCCGCCTTTTTATTGCGCTGAGTGTCTGCCTGGCCCTGGCCCCCGCGTCTTTCGCCGCCCAACAGGTGGTGGTCGACAAGATCGTGGCCCAGGTCAACGGAGAGGTCATCACCCTGTTCGAACTGAACGAAAAGGTGAAAATCTATACCACGCAGGTCGAGAAGAGGGCGTTCAACCCCGCCGACCCGGCCATAGCGGACCTTCAGGCCCGCATCCTGAAGACCATGGTCGATGACATCCTGCTCAAGCAGGAGGCTACCCGCCTCAAGGTCGTGGTGTCTGACACCGAGGTCGATTCGCGCATCCGCGAAATGCGCGAGAAGGGCGGCCTCTCCGATGAGCAGTTCAACCAGCAGCTCCGCCTTGAGGGCATGACCCGCAAGGAGTTCGCCAGCGCCATCAAGAAGGATATCCTCAAGAAGCAGCTCCTCGGCTACATGGTGCAGCGTAAGGTCGTGGTCACCGAAGAGGAGGTCAAGAACTTCTACGAGGGCAACAAGACCGGCATGAAGGTCGAGACTGGGCAACGCATCGGGCTCATCATGCTTGGCAAGATGGACGAGGCCAAGGCCCTGAGGCAGCGCATCGCCAGCGGACAGATCTCCTTCGCGGACGCAGCCCGCAAGTTCTCCGTGGGTCCCGGCGCGGCTCAGGGCGGCGACCTGGGCAAGGTCGAACTCAAGGATCTTGCTCCGGAACTTCGCCAAGCTCTCCAGAACGTGAATGCAGGCGGCGTGAGCGAGCCCGTGCTGCTCGACGGCAAGCCCGTGCTGCTGACCATCGCCAGCGACACCACGGCCAAGGCCGCCCCGGCTCCGGTGGGACCGCCTCCCTACGAAAGCGTTCGTGATGAAATATTTGAGCGCATATACAAGGAAAAGCTTGAAAAGCAGTTTGCCGACTACATGGAGAAACTGCGCTCCAAGTCGGTCATCAAAATCAATCTTTGA
- a CDS encoding helix-turn-helix domain-containing protein translates to MTLEEMGALLRQERERQGISLETAATEIKISKKYLVALEEGQTKELPHPVYAKGFVKNYARLLGLDPEEMGAVLSSHYAVDDDQLREPPGQEPREAAPSIRERRPSFASQGTSGFKPSLWLALPLLLVFGGLVWFFFFSSFGQGFSVESVLGLFSSKQEQAAPETQAAQKPAASAPAAPAASASGPKAEAKPEQAAPAQADQSGPVQRDLLATTPGPGGVKQAPAVPAAPAPEQNITPEKLAAEAQFAASGKQVVEINAIQPATVEATTEDGQKRSLTLVKGQRLALRFNDRVVVRFQQAPSVSVKLNGKDYPLEGGRADGKSITFP, encoded by the coding sequence ATGACTCTTGAGGAAATGGGCGCGCTCCTACGCCAGGAGCGGGAACGCCAAGGCATCAGCCTGGAGACGGCAGCCACCGAGATCAAGATCAGCAAGAAGTATCTTGTCGCGCTCGAGGAAGGCCAGACCAAGGAGTTGCCGCATCCGGTATACGCCAAAGGCTTCGTGAAGAACTACGCCCGCCTGCTCGGTCTTGATCCGGAGGAAATGGGCGCGGTCCTTTCCAGCCACTACGCCGTGGACGACGACCAGTTGCGCGAACCGCCCGGACAGGAACCGCGTGAAGCCGCACCCAGCATCAGGGAACGCCGCCCTTCCTTCGCTTCTCAGGGGACGTCCGGGTTCAAGCCTTCCTTGTGGCTGGCGCTGCCGCTGCTCCTGGTTTTTGGCGGACTGGTGTGGTTTTTCTTCTTCTCGAGCTTCGGGCAGGGATTCTCCGTGGAGAGCGTCCTGGGGCTGTTCTCCTCCAAGCAGGAGCAGGCCGCCCCCGAGACCCAGGCCGCCCAGAAGCCTGCCGCGTCCGCCCCGGCGGCTCCTGCGGCGTCGGCCTCCGGTCCCAAGGCCGAGGCCAAGCCCGAACAGGCGGCCCCGGCCCAGGCCGATCAATCCGGCCCCGTGCAGCGCGATCTGCTGGCCACCACCCCCGGCCCCGGCGGCGTGAAGCAGGCCCCGGCTGTTCCGGCCGCTCCTGCGCCCGAGCAGAACATCACACCCGAGAAGCTTGCCGCCGAGGCCCAGTTCGCCGCGTCCGGCAAGCAGGTGGTGGAGATCAACGCCATTCAGCCCGCAACGGTGGAGGCTACCACCGAGGACGGCCAGAAGCGCTCCCTGACCCTGGTCAAGGGCCAGCGCCTCGCGCTTCGCTTCAACGACAGGGTCGTCGTCCGCTTCCAGCAGGCTCCCTCGGTGAGCGTGAAGCTGAACGGCAAGGACTACCCGCTGGAAGGCGGCAGGGCAGACGGGAAGAGCATTACTTTCCCATAA
- the recO gene encoding DNA repair protein RecO, producing MESTEKALVLKVGRFREVDAWVRLFSPRKGIFTAFAFGGSVSRRRFLGCLDPFNVVNFKVKHEAAKGYTYLLEGSLMAAHPRLRQDVERLGMAVNCIKFLEAAHLGATGSEHAFDLLMETLDALEQAEQPSRLLPLFFRARMAFDQGFKPELSHCARCGADVALQGGAQLFVEQGKLHCGDCRQWGHGASVRLSSPSLDVLQAVCELSPLQWAGLAVSNQARMECGRALDLFVEYHLGLTWDHGSFRRI from the coding sequence ATGGAATCCACGGAAAAAGCCCTGGTGCTAAAAGTTGGACGCTTCCGCGAAGTGGACGCCTGGGTGCGCCTGTTTTCGCCGCGCAAGGGCATCTTCACGGCCTTCGCTTTTGGAGGCTCGGTCAGCCGTCGCCGCTTCCTGGGCTGCCTGGACCCTTTCAACGTGGTCAACTTCAAGGTGAAGCACGAAGCCGCCAAGGGCTACACCTACCTGCTGGAGGGCTCGCTCATGGCCGCGCATCCGCGCCTCCGCCAGGATGTTGAGCGCCTGGGCATGGCCGTCAACTGCATCAAGTTTCTTGAGGCAGCGCACCTGGGAGCAACGGGCAGCGAACACGCTTTCGACCTGCTGATGGAGACCCTGGACGCGCTGGAGCAGGCCGAACAGCCCTCGCGCCTCCTGCCGCTGTTTTTCCGCGCCCGCATGGCCTTCGACCAGGGGTTCAAGCCTGAACTCTCGCACTGCGCCCGCTGCGGCGCGGACGTGGCCCTGCAGGGCGGAGCCCAGCTTTTCGTGGAGCAGGGCAAATTGCACTGCGGCGACTGCCGCCAGTGGGGCCATGGGGCCAGCGTGCGGCTTTCGTCGCCCTCACTTGATGTTTTGCAGGCTGTTTGCGAGCTTTCGCCGCTTCAGTGGGCCGGGCTTGCCGTGTCCAACCAGGCGCGCATGGAGTGCGGGCGCGCGCTTGACCTTTTCGTGGAATATCACCTGGGCTTGACCTGGGACCACGGCTCGTTTAGGCGCATCTGA
- the glyQ gene encoding glycine--tRNA ligase subunit alpha, with translation MHFQDVILTLQSYWARQGCLIVQPYDLEVGAGTFNPSTFFRVIGPEPWSVAYVEPSRRPTDGRYGENPNRLQHYYQFQVILKPSPDNVQSLYLESLRALGVPPEAHDIRFVEDDWESPTLGASGLGWEVWLNGMEVTQFTYFQQIGGIELSPVAVEITYGLERISMYLQEKESVYDLSWNENVTYGQVHHQGEVEHSKYNFELSDPDMLLSFFNACEAECKRLCEAGLPWPAYDYCLRCSHTFNMLQARGAISITERTGYIARVRALAQALARLYAAQRRDMEYPLLKS, from the coding sequence ATGCACTTTCAAGATGTCATCCTCACCCTGCAGAGCTATTGGGCCAGGCAAGGGTGCCTGATCGTTCAGCCTTACGATCTGGAGGTCGGCGCGGGGACGTTCAACCCCAGCACCTTTTTCCGGGTCATCGGCCCGGAACCCTGGAGCGTGGCTTATGTTGAGCCTTCCCGCCGCCCCACCGACGGACGTTACGGCGAGAACCCCAACCGTCTCCAGCACTACTATCAGTTCCAGGTTATCCTGAAGCCTTCGCCCGACAACGTGCAGTCGCTCTATCTGGAGAGCCTGCGCGCCCTTGGCGTGCCGCCTGAAGCCCATGACATCCGCTTTGTGGAGGACGACTGGGAGTCGCCCACGCTCGGCGCGTCGGGCCTTGGCTGGGAAGTGTGGCTGAACGGCATGGAAGTCACGCAGTTCACCTACTTCCAGCAGATCGGCGGCATCGAGCTTTCGCCGGTGGCGGTGGAGATCACCTACGGCCTGGAGCGCATCTCCATGTACCTTCAGGAGAAGGAGTCCGTGTACGATCTCTCCTGGAACGAGAACGTCACTTATGGCCAGGTGCATCACCAGGGCGAAGTGGAGCACTCCAAGTACAACTTCGAGCTGTCCGACCCGGACATGCTGCTCTCCTTCTTCAACGCCTGCGAAGCCGAGTGCAAGCGCCTGTGCGAGGCCGGTCTCCCCTGGCCCGCCTACGACTACTGCCTGCGCTGCTCGCACACCTTCAACATGCTCCAGGCCAGAGGGGCCATCTCCATCACGGAGCGCACCGGCTACATTGCCCGCGTGCGCGCCCTGGCCCAGGCCCTGGCCCGGCTGTACGCCGCCCAGCGCCGCGACATGGAATACCCCCTCCTCAAAAGCTAA
- the glyS gene encoding glycine--tRNA ligase subunit beta has translation MPAFLLEIGFEEMPSRFLASLTEELRQGLAGLLEQNKLSCTGVSTWSTPRRLTALVEGLDAQQRREEETVTGPPVRAAYDASGNPTAAALGFAKGQSAQMSDVFTVDTPKGQYLALRKTTGGVKAEDILPGVCLSVFKALNFPKKMHWGSLDYTFGRPIRWIVALLDDQVIPFEVATVPSGRSTYGHRVMGAGPWELAAVADYFPTLEDKGKVMLDPAKRRAAIVAQCQEAAASAGGRPIIGERLLEEVCGLVEYPLVILGNFDKRYLELPRQVLLTSMESHQKSFGVEDAQGRLLPHFLTTAGLKPTEVALVRKGWERVLKARLEDARFFWETDLASSFDTWLKKLDTVTFLAPLGSMGAKTRRIEALCCKMAEQAKSEIMLDLCQAGRLSKADLVSEMVGEFADLQGIMGGVYARKKGESEQVAQAIAEQYLPLGPDSPVAPSLGGALLAIADKMDTLAGCFGLDMIPTGAADPYALRRQALGICRTLVEHGLRLNLEDLIALAFTGYEGVTWKLDPAEARARLLEFFGSRLKALYQGKGVRPQVVDAAIGAGFSDVWAFDARVAALTSFSEGAGFDQAVLAFKRAANIIRKQAAAMELTGDIAREKLVEPAELALADALAANAARFEELWAADNFDALFGLLGELRPSVDAFFDNVMVMCDDPVLKLGRLNLLKSLVDRLGRLADFAALQI, from the coding sequence ATGCCAGCCTTTCTCTTGGAAATCGGATTCGAGGAGATGCCCTCGCGCTTTCTGGCCTCCCTCACCGAGGAGCTTCGCCAGGGGCTTGCCGGGCTTCTGGAGCAGAACAAGCTCTCCTGCACGGGCGTCTCCACATGGTCCACGCCGCGCCGCCTGACCGCCCTGGTGGAAGGGCTCGACGCCCAGCAGCGCCGCGAGGAGGAGACCGTCACCGGTCCTCCGGTCCGTGCCGCCTATGACGCCTCCGGCAACCCCACCGCCGCCGCGCTTGGTTTCGCCAAGGGCCAGAGCGCGCAGATGTCTGACGTATTCACCGTGGACACCCCCAAGGGCCAGTACCTGGCCCTGCGCAAGACAACCGGCGGCGTGAAGGCCGAAGATATCCTGCCCGGCGTGTGCCTGTCGGTGTTCAAGGCGCTCAACTTTCCCAAGAAGATGCACTGGGGGAGCCTCGACTACACCTTCGGACGTCCCATCCGCTGGATCGTGGCCCTGCTGGACGACCAGGTGATCCCCTTTGAGGTGGCCACCGTGCCCTCTGGCCGCTCCACCTACGGGCATCGGGTCATGGGCGCCGGCCCCTGGGAACTGGCCGCAGTGGCCGACTATTTCCCCACGCTGGAGGACAAGGGCAAGGTGATGCTGGACCCGGCCAAGCGCCGCGCCGCCATCGTGGCCCAGTGCCAGGAGGCAGCCGCCTCCGCCGGGGGCAGGCCCATCATCGGCGAGCGTTTGCTGGAGGAAGTCTGCGGTCTGGTGGAATATCCCCTGGTGATCCTGGGCAACTTCGACAAGCGCTATCTGGAGCTGCCCCGGCAGGTTCTGCTGACCAGCATGGAGAGCCACCAGAAGAGCTTCGGCGTGGAAGACGCCCAGGGACGCCTGCTGCCGCACTTTTTGACCACGGCGGGGCTCAAGCCCACCGAGGTGGCCCTGGTTCGCAAGGGCTGGGAGCGCGTGCTGAAGGCCCGGCTGGAGGACGCCCGCTTCTTCTGGGAGACCGACCTCGCATCAAGCTTCGACACGTGGCTCAAGAAGCTGGACACCGTCACCTTCCTGGCTCCCCTGGGTTCCATGGGGGCCAAGACCCGGCGCATCGAGGCCCTGTGCTGCAAGATGGCCGAGCAGGCCAAGTCCGAGATCATGCTGGACCTGTGCCAGGCCGGGCGGCTTTCCAAGGCTGATCTGGTCTCCGAGATGGTGGGCGAGTTCGCGGACCTCCAGGGCATCATGGGCGGCGTGTACGCCCGCAAGAAGGGCGAGAGCGAGCAGGTGGCCCAGGCCATCGCCGAGCAGTACCTGCCCCTTGGCCCGGACAGCCCCGTGGCCCCGAGCCTGGGCGGCGCGCTCCTGGCCATCGCCGACAAGATGGACACCCTGGCCGGATGCTTCGGCCTGGACATGATCCCCACCGGCGCGGCCGACCCCTACGCGCTGCGCCGCCAGGCCTTGGGCATCTGCCGCACGCTCGTCGAGCACGGCCTGCGCCTGAACCTGGAGGACCTCATCGCCCTGGCCTTCACCGGGTACGAGGGCGTGACCTGGAAGCTGGACCCCGCCGAGGCGCGCGCCAGACTGCTGGAGTTCTTCGGTTCGCGCCTCAAGGCGCTGTATCAGGGCAAGGGCGTGCGTCCGCAGGTTGTGGACGCGGCCATCGGTGCCGGGTTCTCCGACGTGTGGGCTTTCGACGCCCGTGTGGCGGCCCTGACCAGCTTCAGCGAGGGGGCCGGGTTCGATCAGGCCGTGCTGGCCTTCAAGCGTGCGGCCAACATCATACGCAAGCAGGCCGCCGCCATGGAGCTTACAGGAGACATTGCGCGGGAGAAGCTGGTGGAGCCTGCCGAGCTGGCCCTGGCCGACGCCCTGGCCGCCAACGCCGCCCGCTTCGAGGAACTGTGGGCCGCCGATAATTTCGACGCCCTGTTTGGGCTCCTGGGCGAGCTGCGTCCCAGCGTGGACGCCTTCTTCGACAACGTCATGGTGATGTGCGACGATCCGGTGTTGAAACTGGGCAGACTCAATCTGCTGAAATCCCTGGTGGATCGTCTCGGCAGGCTGGCGGACTTCGCCGCGCTGCAAATTTAG
- the rpsT gene encoding 30S ribosomal protein S20, with protein MANHKSALKRHRQSLVARARNRSAKTQVKNVIKAVRAAIDLKDAAAAKAALQEATAVLDSAASKKIVHWKTAARKVSRLNLAVNKIEA; from the coding sequence TTGGCCAATCATAAGTCCGCGCTGAAAAGGCACCGTCAGAGTCTTGTTGCACGTGCACGCAACCGTTCCGCTAAAACCCAGGTGAAGAATGTCATCAAGGCAGTGCGCGCCGCCATTGACCTGAAGGACGCCGCCGCCGCCAAGGCCGCCCTGCAGGAGGCCACCGCCGTCCTGGACAGCGCCGCCTCCAAGAAGATCGTCCACTGGAAGACCGCTGCCCGCAAGGTCTCCCGCTTGAATCTGGCCGTCAACAAGATCGAAGCCTAG